From a region of the Salvelinus alpinus chromosome 2, SLU_Salpinus.1, whole genome shotgun sequence genome:
- the LOC139555090 gene encoding ras association domain-containing protein 1-like isoform X2 — translation MKDAVSGSDKSPSFGKTWGSSTSSGYCSGDSDSEFEQYFTARTSFICKSKKEKDEQVKCGKQQELSGTEIQQKVKEYNAQINSNLFMNLNKDGSFTGFIKVQFKLVRPVSVPPPRKGTATQDGAGKKNGGVKRCTSFYLPKDTSKHLHISSRTCAREVIEALLKKFTVVDNPGKFALFERTERHDQVFLRKLSDDERPLELRLCAGPNEKALSLVLKENETGEVNWDAFSMPELKNFVRMLQREEEEHVKQILQRYALARTRMQEAQAAASIPGGSSASGSTPG, via the exons ATGAAAGACGCGGTCAGTGGTTCGGATAAGAGCCCATCCTTCGGGAAGACGTGGGGCAGCTCCACCAGTAGCGGATACTGCAGTGGGGACTCGGATTCTGAGTTCGAGCAGTACTTTACTGCTCGCACATCATTCATTTGCAAATCCAAGAAAGAGAAG GATGAGCAGGTCAAATGTGGGAAGCAGCAGGAGCTGTCAGGCACAGAGATCCAGCAGAAGGTGAAGGAGTACAACGCTCAAATCAACAGCAACCTCTTTATGAACCTG AACAAAGATGGCTCCTTCACTGGCTTCATAAAGGTCCAGTTCAAGCTGGTACGACCTGTGTCAGTTCCCCCACCAAGAAAAGGTACTGCAACACAGGATGGTGCGGGCAAGAAGAATGGGGGAGTAAAACGTTGCACCTCTTTCTACCTGCCCAAGGATACATCCAAACACCTACACATCAGCTCCCGGACATGCGCTCGTGAGGTCATCGAAGCCTTGCTAAAGAAGTTCACTGTGGTGGACAACCCTGGAAAGTTTGCCCTGTTTGAGCGCACCGAGCGTCATGACCAAG TGTTCCTGCGTAAGCTGTCTGATGACGAGCGTCCACTCGAACTGCGTCTGTGTGCTGGACCCAATGAGAAAGCCCTCAGTTTGGTATTGAAAGAGAATGAGACTGGAGAGGTCAAT tgGGATGCCTTCTCTATGCCAGAGCTCAAGAACTTTGTCCGCATGTTACAGCGTGAGGAGGAGGAGCATGTCAAGCAGATTTTGCAGCGCTACGCTCTGGCCCGCACCAGAATGCAGGAGGCCCAAGCTGCTGCTTCCATCCCTGGTGGTTCCTCCGCTAGTGGTTCCACCCCTGGCTGA
- the LOC139555090 gene encoding ras association domain-containing protein 1-like isoform X1 has translation MSWGEFIELRELRLHDNDRIELTSCEVPRSPPRLERANALRISPGKVPELLSRVGIIRLLGDSLDPRLTDERGEGHDFQPCSHAQPTWCDLCGDFIWGLYKQSLRCANCGFTCHYRCRPLIQLDCSLDRGSTVEQTCAVETDTNVDEQVKCGKQQELSGTEIQQKVKEYNAQINSNLFMNLNKDGSFTGFIKVQFKLVRPVSVPPPRKGTATQDGAGKKNGGVKRCTSFYLPKDTSKHLHISSRTCAREVIEALLKKFTVVDNPGKFALFERTERHDQVFLRKLSDDERPLELRLCAGPNEKALSLVLKENETGEVNWDAFSMPELKNFVRMLQREEEEHVKQILQRYALARTRMQEAQAAASIPGGSSASGSTPG, from the exons ATGTCTTGGGGTGAGTTCATTGAGCTCCGTGAGTTGAGGCTGCATGACAATGACCGGATAGAGCTGACCAGCTGCGAGGTGCCTCGCTCACCACCTCGCCTGGAGCGGGCCAATGCCCTGCGGATCAGCCCAGGGAAGGTCCCTGAGCTGCTCAGCCGGGTGGGCATCATCCGACTGCTGGGGGATAGCCTGGACCCACGGCTCACagatgagaggggagagggacatGACTTCCAGCCCTGCAGCCATGCCCAGCCCACCTGGTGTGACCTGTGTGGAGACTTCATCTGGGGACTGTACAAACAGAGCCTGCGCTGTGCCA ATTGCGGATTCACATGTCACTATCGATGTCGACCTCTCATCCAATTAGATTGCAGTTTGGATCGTGGCTCCACAGTTGAACAAACATGTGCTGTAGAGACTGATACAAATGTG GATGAGCAGGTCAAATGTGGGAAGCAGCAGGAGCTGTCAGGCACAGAGATCCAGCAGAAGGTGAAGGAGTACAACGCTCAAATCAACAGCAACCTCTTTATGAACCTG AACAAAGATGGCTCCTTCACTGGCTTCATAAAGGTCCAGTTCAAGCTGGTACGACCTGTGTCAGTTCCCCCACCAAGAAAAGGTACTGCAACACAGGATGGTGCGGGCAAGAAGAATGGGGGAGTAAAACGTTGCACCTCTTTCTACCTGCCCAAGGATACATCCAAACACCTACACATCAGCTCCCGGACATGCGCTCGTGAGGTCATCGAAGCCTTGCTAAAGAAGTTCACTGTGGTGGACAACCCTGGAAAGTTTGCCCTGTTTGAGCGCACCGAGCGTCATGACCAAG TGTTCCTGCGTAAGCTGTCTGATGACGAGCGTCCACTCGAACTGCGTCTGTGTGCTGGACCCAATGAGAAAGCCCTCAGTTTGGTATTGAAAGAGAATGAGACTGGAGAGGTCAAT tgGGATGCCTTCTCTATGCCAGAGCTCAAGAACTTTGTCCGCATGTTACAGCGTGAGGAGGAGGAGCATGTCAAGCAGATTTTGCAGCGCTACGCTCTGGCCCGCACCAGAATGCAGGAGGCCCAAGCTGCTGCTTCCATCCCTGGTGGTTCCTCCGCTAGTGGTTCCACCCCTGGCTGA
- the hemk1 gene encoding MTRF1L release factor glutamine methyltransferase yields MWIRLRRPLNEVYNGFKPLKDGFIGHKWLCTSPFVAECVPALPTASRLTVEQAVKLWTGHFQQRGVSEPHLSSQYIIAHLLGAKTLEGIGQDRLAEFLTQEQTEQTWELCTRRLTRMPLQYVIEEWDFRDLTLKMRPPVFIPRPETEELVGLVLTDLQMKQGTGLSEETSFKCLEVGCGSGAISLSLLKSLPQLRAIALDKNKDAVDLTRENSHSLGFQDRLEVHHMDVMRDADTIVSMCSPVSTLVSNPPYLFSEDMTSLEPEILRFEDHAALDGGKDGMQVIRHILTLAPKLLSNHGRVYLEVDPRHPHLIQQWVEESVEELHYLHTHRDITDRPRFCILQKKECNTDQDQH; encoded by the exons ATGTGGATACGATTACGAAGACCATTGAACGAGGTTTATAACGGCTTTAAACCACTTAAAGACGGATTTATTGGACACAAG tgGCTGTGCACGTCTCCGTTTGTGGCTGAATGCGTCCCAGCCTTACCTACAGCTAGCAGGCTCACGGTGGAGCAAGCTGTCAAGTTATGGACAGGCCATTTCCAGCAAAGAGGTGTCTCAGAGCCACATCTCTCCAGCCAGTACATCATTGCACATTTGCTTGGTGCTAAAACA TTAGAGGGCATTGGACAGGACAGGCTGGCTGAATTCCTGACACAagaacagacagagcagacatgGGAGCTCTGTACCAGACGTCTCACCAG AATGCCACTGCAGTATGTGATTGAAGAGTGGGACTTCAGAGATCTGACACTGAAGATGAGACCTCCCGTGTTTATCCCCCGGCCTGAAACTGAG gaGCTGGTTGGCCTAGTGCTTACAGATCTCCAGATGAAGCAGGGGACTGGATTAAGTGAGGAGACCAGCTTCAAGTGCCTGGAAGTGGGTTGTGGCTCTGGTGCTATCTCCCTCAGTTTACTTAAAAGCCTCCCACAG ctcagaGCGATTGCTTTAGATAAAAACAAGGATGCTGTGGATCTGACAAGAGAGAACTCACACAG TTTGGGGTTCCAGGACCGACTTGAGGTTCACCATATGGATGTGATGAGAG ATGCAGACACAATTGTGAGCATGTGCAGTCCAGTCTCCACTTTGGTCAGCAACCCTCCGTACCTGTTCTCAGAGGATATGACATCACTTGAACCTGAAATCCTCAG GTTTGAGGACCATGCTGCTCTGGATGGGGGGAAAGATGGCATGCAGGTGATAAGACACATTCTGACTCTGGCTCCAAAGCTCTTATCAAACCATGG TCGTGTATACTTGGAAGTAGACCCACGTCATCCACATCTCATCCAGCAGTGGGTAGAGGAAAGTGTTGAAGAGTTACACTACTTGCACACGCATCGTGACATCACTGACAG GCCTCGTTTCTGCATCCTTCAAAAAAAGGAGTGCAACACAGATCAGGACCAACATTGA
- the cisha gene encoding cytokine-inducible SH2-containing protein: MILCVQGPRPLLSGSPTEGPVGMRTGSISSPHCLHSTPPQWDPTNDLRTIAKNFFYLDTSGWYWGAITAGQAHAALQAASEGAFLIRDSSHPLYMLTLSVRTARGPTSIRIQYSGARFLLDSSSPARPSLLSFPDVPSMVQYYVGPTRKVQKGKVEETHGAQPAQRTVQESTVLLKLKRALHKPQAFPSLQHLTRLTINRSTGCPDQLPLPRPLVRYLQDYPFHV; the protein is encoded by the exons ATGATTCTTTGTGTTCAAGG CCCCAGACCACTGCTGTCTGGCAGCCCCACAGAGGGCCCCGTGGGCATGCGGACAGGGAGCATCTCCTCACCTCACTGCCTTCACAGCACTCCTCCACAGTGGGACCCCACGAATGACCTGCGCACCATCGCCAAAAACTTCTTCTACCTTGATACCTCAG gctggTACTGGGGAGCCATCACAGCAGGTCAGGCCCATGCAGCTCTGCAGGCAGCGTCAGAAGGGGCCTTTCTGATTCGAGACAGCAGCCATCCCCTGTACATGCTGACCCTGTCTGTTAGGACTGCCCGTGGCCCCACCAGCATACGCATCCAGTACAGTGGAGCCCGGTTTCTGCTAGACTCCAGCTCGCCAGCCCGACCCAGCCTTTTGTCCTTTCCTGACGTGCCTAGCATGGTGCAGTACTATGTAGGACCAACGAGGAAGGTGCAGAAGGGCAAGGTGGAGGAGACTCATGGCGCACAGCCCGCCCAGAGGACAGTTCAGGAGAGCACAGTATTGCTGAAGCTTAAGCGGGCCCTGCACAAGCCCCAGGCCTTCCCCTCCCTCCAGCACCTCACACGCCTCACCATCAACCGCAGCACAGGCTGTCCGGACCAGCTGCCACTGCCACGCCCACTAGTGCGCTACCTGCAGGACTACCCCTTCCATGTATGA
- the LOC139555149 gene encoding GATOR1 complex protein NPRL2-like isoform X2 encodes MGMSRIECIFFSEFHPTLGPKITYQVPEEYISRELFDTVQVYIITKPELQNKLITVTAMGKKLIGCPVCIEHKKYSRNALLFNLGLVCDARTKTCALEPIVKKLSGYLTTLELESGFISNEESKQKLLPIMSTLLEELNATGACTLPIDESNTINLKLIEQRRDPLIVQEYDVPVFTQCKDHFIKSQWDLTTQQYSNVYCTTPTVQSLIDDRSIQEECLNYVTKKGQKRACLRDVFQLYCGLTPGTTVRDLCSRYSQQLQRVDERRLIQYGLMKALIRRLQKYPVKVTRDERSRPPRLYTGCHSYDEICCKTGMSYKELDERLENDPNIIVCWK; translated from the exons ATGGGGATGAGTCGAATAGAGTGTATATTTTTTAGTGAGTTTCACCCCACACTGGGACCAAAGATTACTTACCAG GTTCCAGAGGAGTACATATCCCGTGAGCTCTTTGACACAGTACAGGTGTACATCATTACCAAACCAGAACTGCAGAACAAACTCATAACTGT AACGGCCATGGGGAAGAAGTTAATTGGTTGTCCGGTGTGCATCGAGCACAAGAAGTACAGCCGTAATGCTCTGCTCTTTAACCTGGGCCTTGTATGCGATGCAAGGACCAAGACCTGTGCCCTTGAGCCAATTGTCAAGAAGCTGTCAGGGTACCTCACAACGCTGGAG CTGGAGAGTGGGTTCATATCGAATGAGGAGAGCAAACAGAAACTGCTACCTATTATGTCCACGTTGTTAGAGGAGCTAAATGCTACCGGAGCCTGTACCTTACCCATCG ATGAGTCCAATACAATCAACCTGAAGTTGATTGAGCAGCGCAGGGACCCTCTGATCGTGCAGGAATACGACGTGCCTGTCTTCACTCAGTGCAAAGACCACTTCATCAAATCCCAGTGGGATCTCACTACTCAACAG TACTCCAATGTGTACTGCACAACCCCTACAGTCCAGAGCCTGATAGATGACAGGTCCATTCAGGAGGAGTGTCTCAACTATGTCACCAAGAAAG GACAGAAGAGAGCCTGTTTAAGGGATGTGTTCCAGCTGTACTGCGGTCTGACTCCAGGCACCACAGTTCGCGATCTTTGCTCCCGCTACTCACAGCAGCTGCAGAGGGTAGATGAGAG GAGGCTGATCCAGTATGGACTGATGAAGGCTCTCATTCGCCGTCTGCAGAAGTATCCTGTTAAGGTGACACGAGACGAGAGGAGCCGCCCACCACGCCTTTACACTGGTTGCCATAGTTACGACGAAATCTGCTGCAAGACGG GAATGAGCTACAAAGAGCTGGACGAGCGCTTGGAGAATGACCCCAACATAATTGTGTGCTGGAAGTGA
- the LOC139555149 gene encoding GATOR1 complex protein NPRL2-like isoform X1, producing the protein MGMSRIECIFFSEFHPTLGPKITYQVPEEYISRELFDTVQVYIITKPELQNKLITVTAMGKKLIGCPVCIEHKKYSRNALLFNLGLVCDARTKTCALEPIVKKLSGYLTTLELESGFISNEESKQKLLPIMSTLLEELNATGACTLPIDESNTINLKLIEQRRDPLIVQEYDVPVFTQCKDHFIKSQWDLTTQQILAYIDGFRHIQKISAEADVELNLVRIAVQNLLYYGVVTLVSIFQYSNVYCTTPTVQSLIDDRSIQEECLNYVTKKGQKRACLRDVFQLYCGLTPGTTVRDLCSRYSQQLQRVDERRLIQYGLMKALIRRLQKYPVKVTRDERSRPPRLYTGCHSYDEICCKTGMSYKELDERLENDPNIIVCWK; encoded by the exons ATGGGGATGAGTCGAATAGAGTGTATATTTTTTAGTGAGTTTCACCCCACACTGGGACCAAAGATTACTTACCAG GTTCCAGAGGAGTACATATCCCGTGAGCTCTTTGACACAGTACAGGTGTACATCATTACCAAACCAGAACTGCAGAACAAACTCATAACTGT AACGGCCATGGGGAAGAAGTTAATTGGTTGTCCGGTGTGCATCGAGCACAAGAAGTACAGCCGTAATGCTCTGCTCTTTAACCTGGGCCTTGTATGCGATGCAAGGACCAAGACCTGTGCCCTTGAGCCAATTGTCAAGAAGCTGTCAGGGTACCTCACAACGCTGGAG CTGGAGAGTGGGTTCATATCGAATGAGGAGAGCAAACAGAAACTGCTACCTATTATGTCCACGTTGTTAGAGGAGCTAAATGCTACCGGAGCCTGTACCTTACCCATCG ATGAGTCCAATACAATCAACCTGAAGTTGATTGAGCAGCGCAGGGACCCTCTGATCGTGCAGGAATACGACGTGCCTGTCTTCACTCAGTGCAAAGACCACTTCATCAAATCCCAGTGGGATCTCACTACTCAACAG ATCCTGGCCTACATTGATGGGTTCAGGCATATCCAGAAGATATCTGCAGAAGCGGATGTTGAACTTAATCTAGTCCGGATCGCCGTACAGAATTTACT GTATTATGGTGTTGTAACCTTGGTTTCAATATTTCAG TACTCCAATGTGTACTGCACAACCCCTACAGTCCAGAGCCTGATAGATGACAGGTCCATTCAGGAGGAGTGTCTCAACTATGTCACCAAGAAAG GACAGAAGAGAGCCTGTTTAAGGGATGTGTTCCAGCTGTACTGCGGTCTGACTCCAGGCACCACAGTTCGCGATCTTTGCTCCCGCTACTCACAGCAGCTGCAGAGGGTAGATGAGAG GAGGCTGATCCAGTATGGACTGATGAAGGCTCTCATTCGCCGTCTGCAGAAGTATCCTGTTAAGGTGACACGAGACGAGAGGAGCCGCCCACCACGCCTTTACACTGGTTGCCATAGTTACGACGAAATCTGCTGCAAGACGG GAATGAGCTACAAAGAGCTGGACGAGCGCTTGGAGAATGACCCCAACATAATTGTGTGCTGGAAGTGA